One genomic window of Punica granatum isolate Tunisia-2019 chromosome 1, ASM765513v2, whole genome shotgun sequence includes the following:
- the LOC116193167 gene encoding uncharacterized protein At2g39795, mitochondrial-like, with amino-acid sequence MARLARSLRSLLSPSASSRPALLRAHPGLYSLSSRLAEKHASAPSPYVPQAAARTYISEMRKSAFEGNILRIIRNEIEYELELCPPAQPVNKYDSFIVDDRPGEQWISLKRKYGDNEDIAIEATMFDGAVPLSKAAVIESGDAMQLHITIFVTISKGEGGDVLEFVCSALPDSIEIRRLYTRSSKMPPQVYLGPQFKELDNKLQELLYDYLEERGVSDELAGFLHEYMRNKDKIELIRWMGTLKSFVEKKR; translated from the exons ATGGCGCGCTTAGCTCGATCACTCAGAAGCCTTCTCTCTCCGTCTGCTTCCTCTAGGCCGGCTCTACTGCGGGCACATCCCGGTCTCTACTCGCTCTCCTCGCGCTTGGCAGAGAAGCACGCCTCGGCGCCGAGTCCTTATGTTCCCCAAGCTGCAGCCCGGACTTACATTTCTGAAATGCGCAAGTCCGCGTTTGAAGGCAACATACTCAGGATTATCCGCAATGAGATTGAGTACGAGCTCGAGCTCTGTCCTCCCGCTCAG CCCGTAAACAAGTACGACTCTTTTATTGTGGATGACCGACCTGGGGAGCAATGGATTAGTTTGAAGAGGAAGTATGGGGATAATGAAGACATTGCTATTGAAGCCACCATGTTTGATGGAGCCGTTCCCCTGTCGAAAGCTGCTGTTATTGAGTCTGGAGATGCCATGCAGCTTCATATCACTATATTCGTCACTATCTCCAAGGGAGAAGGTGGTGATGTATTGGAGTTTGTATGCTCAGCTTTGCCTGATAGCATAGAAATACGCAGGCTCTACACCCGTTCGTCGAAGATGCCACCGCAGGTCTACCTGGGACCTCAATTCAA GGAGCTGGATAATAAGCTGCAGGAGTTGCTTTACGATTACCTGGAAGAGAGAGGTGTAAGTGATGAACTTGCGGGTTTCTTGCATGAATACATGAGGAATAAAGATAAAATCGAGTTGATCAGGTGGATGGGAACTCTGAAATCTTTTGTCGAGAAGAAACGATGA